The Xanthocytophaga agilis genome window below encodes:
- a CDS encoding ADP-ribosylglycohydrolase family protein: protein MRTTHTHRLQLAEQSLLGLAVGDAFGEKFFLPPGQLETYLTNRWMPSAPWHFTDDTVMAMGVYASLQQYGEINQDVLAQTFADNYQKDDRRGYGGTAHSILRQIGAGSDWQIVSSSVFDGMGSMGNGAAMRAGLIGAYFYDDLPKAAEQACLSAEVTHFHPEGQAGAIAIAIAAALACQISLFQVQLSPQEFIEKVCEYIPEGETLSRSRRGIHLSPNTNIQTIVDVLGNGSDITAQRTVPFTLWVVAHHLYNYEEAIWTTVNGLGDRDTTCAIVGSIVSLSAGKQAIPDKWIQTTESIYDSIFLHFL from the coding sequence ATGAGAACAACACATACCCACCGACTTCAACTGGCAGAACAATCCTTATTGGGTCTGGCAGTTGGAGATGCATTTGGAGAAAAGTTTTTCCTACCTCCTGGTCAACTTGAAACTTATTTGACTAATCGGTGGATGCCTTCCGCACCCTGGCATTTTACGGATGATACCGTTATGGCAATGGGAGTATATGCCAGTCTGCAACAGTATGGAGAGATTAATCAGGATGTCCTTGCCCAAACTTTTGCAGATAACTACCAGAAAGATGATAGACGAGGATATGGAGGAACAGCCCATAGTATATTACGGCAAATAGGTGCAGGTAGTGACTGGCAAATTGTTTCTTCCTCTGTATTTGATGGAATGGGCTCAATGGGAAATGGAGCAGCAATGCGTGCAGGTTTAATTGGTGCCTACTTTTATGATGATTTACCCAAAGCAGCAGAACAGGCATGTCTCTCCGCAGAAGTAACACATTTTCATCCAGAGGGGCAGGCAGGTGCCATTGCAATAGCTATTGCAGCCGCCTTAGCCTGTCAGATATCGTTGTTTCAGGTACAATTATCGCCTCAGGAGTTTATCGAAAAAGTATGTGAGTATATACCAGAAGGTGAAACATTATCCAGAAGTAGAAGAGGTATTCATCTATCGCCCAATACAAACATACAAACCATTGTAGATGTACTTGGCAACGGTTCAGATATTACAGCTCAACGTACTGTTCCCTTTACACTTTGGGTGGTAGCACATCATCTTTATAATTACGAAGAAGCTATCTGGACTACAGTGAATGGATTGGGAGATCGAGATACCACTTGTGCGATAGTAGGGAGTATTGTGTCATTATCAGCTGGTAAGCAAGCCATTCCTGACAAATGGATTCAGACAACGGAATCCATTTATGATAGTATATTCCTTCATTTTTTGTAA
- a CDS encoding RtcB family protein, with protein sequence MSNKLNNNELKAIGIKDEALLELAGRLAKSLIKNKTYTKEALLAFYKELLKNPDSYTSNELFAELAEEVKSRASLFKKSQAIVQSFELRTDPLAYPIYGTEHISDDAKHQMNAAMQLPVAVAGALMPDAHSGYGLPIGGVLATEPNIIIPYAVGVDIACRMCLSVFDINAIFLDQKTKLLKQHLLDHTYFGLDGENRDQLSDTIFDLPEWKSTAQIRQLRYKAEKQLGTSGTGNHFVELGILDITEQTPELKLPKGKYLALLSHSGSRGFGANIATHYSKIATEKTKLPREAQHLAWLDLNTEEGQEYWIGMNLAGEYASACHHQIHRRLAQAIGSKPVAMVENHHNFAWKETLADGREVMVHRKGATPAGKGVMGIIPGSMTQPGFVVRGKGDSSSICSASHGAGRLLSRSKALKTITRPELKQVLTDKGVTLIGGDLDEAPMVYKDINQVMSYQNDLVEVLARFTPKIVRMADPDKRTKGWEG encoded by the coding sequence ATGAGCAATAAATTAAATAATAACGAATTAAAGGCAATTGGTATTAAAGATGAAGCCTTGCTGGAACTGGCAGGCAGATTAGCCAAAAGTCTGATTAAAAATAAAACCTATACAAAAGAAGCTTTACTGGCTTTTTATAAAGAATTATTAAAGAATCCGGATAGCTATACCTCCAATGAATTGTTTGCCGAACTGGCAGAGGAAGTAAAAAGCAGGGCATCTTTGTTCAAAAAATCCCAGGCCATTGTCCAATCGTTTGAGTTACGGACTGATCCCTTGGCTTATCCAATTTATGGAACTGAGCACATATCAGATGACGCCAAACATCAGATGAATGCAGCTATGCAACTACCAGTAGCAGTAGCAGGAGCCCTAATGCCTGATGCGCACTCAGGATATGGACTGCCTATTGGAGGAGTACTAGCTACAGAACCTAATATCATCATTCCTTATGCAGTAGGAGTTGATATTGCCTGTAGAATGTGTCTGTCTGTGTTTGACATCAATGCTATTTTTCTGGATCAGAAAACAAAACTACTGAAACAACATCTGTTAGATCATACCTACTTTGGCCTGGATGGAGAAAATAGAGACCAGTTATCAGATACCATTTTCGATTTACCTGAATGGAAATCAACTGCTCAGATCAGACAGTTGCGTTACAAGGCAGAAAAACAATTAGGCACCTCAGGTACTGGCAATCACTTTGTGGAATTGGGTATTCTGGATATTACAGAGCAAACACCAGAATTGAAGTTACCGAAGGGCAAGTATCTGGCGTTACTAAGTCATTCGGGATCAAGAGGATTTGGGGCTAATATTGCTACTCACTACTCAAAGATTGCAACAGAAAAGACGAAACTTCCCCGAGAAGCACAACATCTGGCCTGGCTAGATCTGAATACCGAAGAAGGGCAGGAATACTGGATTGGAATGAATCTGGCAGGTGAATATGCCTCTGCATGTCATCATCAGATCCATCGCCGGCTAGCACAGGCTATTGGCAGTAAACCTGTAGCGATGGTTGAGAACCATCACAACTTTGCATGGAAAGAGACCCTGGCAGATGGCCGGGAAGTAATGGTACATCGCAAAGGAGCTACCCCAGCAGGTAAAGGTGTAATGGGTATTATACCTGGTTCGATGACACAACCCGGTTTTGTAGTACGTGGCAAGGGGGATTCTTCATCGATCTGTTCTGCTTCACATGGTGCAGGCAGACTGTTATCCCGTTCCAAAGCCTTAAAAACGATTACCAGACCAGAACTCAAACAAGTACTGACTGATAAAGGAGTCACATTGATTGGAGGAGATCTGGATGAAGCACCTATGGTGTATAAGGACATTAATCAGGTTATGAGTTATCAAAATGATCTGGTTGAAGTACTTGCTCGGTTCACACCTAAGATCGTACGTATGGCAGATCCGGATAAACGTACCAAAGGTTGGGAAGGATAA
- a CDS encoding tRNA(His) guanylyltransferase Thg1 family protein has product MKDTLGDRMKMYYEDRTRFALPRRTYTIIRIDGKAFHTYTRGLVRPFDDQFMQDMDTTASFLCANIQGARFAYVQSDEISIALTDFDKLTTAAWFDGNIQKMVSISASLATAKFNELRPGKLAYFDSRVFTIPFQIEVENYFIWRQQDATRNSISNVAQSLYTHKELTNKSSDQKQELIFQKGINWNNYAPRYKRGRIISKESFEKQGALRNRWTVSDVPIFTQDRAFLQNLLMPVSTE; this is encoded by the coding sequence ATGAAAGATACTTTAGGCGACCGGATGAAAATGTACTATGAAGACAGAACCCGGTTTGCCTTACCCAGACGTACCTATACCATTATCAGAATAGATGGAAAGGCATTTCACACCTATACCCGTGGATTAGTCCGCCCTTTTGATGATCAGTTTATGCAGGATATGGATACAACTGCCAGCTTTTTATGTGCCAATATTCAGGGAGCTCGCTTTGCGTATGTGCAATCAGATGAGATTTCTATTGCTCTAACTGATTTTGATAAACTCACTACTGCTGCCTGGTTTGATGGCAATATTCAGAAAATGGTTTCCATCTCTGCTAGTCTGGCGACAGCGAAGTTCAATGAATTGAGACCAGGGAAACTGGCATATTTTGACAGTCGGGTATTTACTATTCCATTTCAGATAGAAGTTGAAAACTACTTTATCTGGAGACAACAGGATGCTACCCGAAACTCCATCTCTAATGTAGCTCAGTCATTGTATACCCACAAAGAGTTGACCAATAAGAGCAGCGATCAAAAACAGGAGTTGATTTTTCAGAAAGGCATCAACTGGAATAACTATGCTCCCCGATACAAAAGAGGACGCATCATCTCCAAAGAATCCTTTGAAAAACAAGGTGCTTTACGCAATCGATGGACTGTAAGTGATGTTCCAATTTTTACTCAGGATCGGGCCTTTCTGCAAAACTTATTAATGCCTGTATCAACAGAATAA
- a CDS encoding macro domain-containing protein: MKLLLAYKEQGLGEAWREYFRDQPDVQILNTDITQLSCDAIVSPANSFGFMDGGLDYLLSERFGWDLQDRVQKEISELPERELLIGKALVIPTFDSKIPYLISAPTMRVPMDFMIHASLNAYLAMKAILVATTSHPDIATVAIPGLCTGVGKMPYRIAARQMFYAYEDIILQKKRKLDNFGDAQKFQIELNPAGMLWN; encoded by the coding sequence ATGAAACTTTTATTAGCTTATAAAGAACAGGGACTGGGCGAAGCCTGGAGAGAATACTTCCGGGATCAGCCCGATGTCCAAATCCTTAACACGGATATCACACAACTTAGTTGTGATGCCATTGTGAGTCCGGCAAACTCGTTTGGATTTATGGATGGAGGCTTAGATTATCTACTTTCTGAGCGGTTTGGCTGGGATTTGCAGGACAGAGTACAAAAAGAGATCTCGGAATTGCCAGAACGAGAATTGCTGATAGGCAAGGCGTTGGTGATCCCAACCTTTGATTCAAAAATCCCTTATCTGATTTCGGCACCTACCATGCGAGTACCAATGGATTTCATGATCCATGCTTCTTTGAATGCATATCTGGCAATGAAGGCAATCTTAGTTGCCACAACATCTCATCCTGATATAGCAACGGTAGCCATTCCCGGACTTTGTACCGGAGTGGGTAAAATGCCTTATAGGATAGCTGCCCGTCAGATGTTTTATGCTTATGAAGATATTATCCTTCAGAAGAAAAGAAAGCTTGACAACTTTGGTGATGCTCAGAAATTCCAGATAGAACTCAATCCGGCTGGAATGCTCTGGAATTAG
- a CDS encoding RNA ligase: MELQVQTFLRSKSLNDLTTQYGIRVNRHKQYPHLVQLKYDQLESPMREPVVQECRGIILDESNNWEIVSFPFKKFFNYDEFYASTIDWTQARVYEKIDGSIMTLYFYNGAWHIASASLPDASGLIRDQTFTMSELFWNTWKSKGYKLPTETDWCYVFELTSPYTQIVVPYTENNLALLGARNTKTLQEEFPETVAVKYKWDAVPSFPLTKLEEVLEAGKQLNPMKQEGFVVCDANFNRVKIKSLQYISIGFLRGIEDKTTHRYLLEIIKTNEGSEFLSYMKEYTEPYQKLKLKYDALIYELETHWNQIKDIEDRKTFGISASSTKIPGVFFQLRDQKVHSVKTYLYEMKTQALLDVLNKM, encoded by the coding sequence ATGGAATTACAGGTACAAACATTCTTACGGAGCAAGTCTCTGAATGACCTGACTACACAATATGGGATACGGGTCAACAGACATAAGCAGTATCCTCATCTGGTACAATTAAAATATGATCAGCTTGAGTCCCCTATGCGTGAACCTGTGGTTCAGGAATGTCGGGGGATTATTCTGGATGAGTCAAACAATTGGGAGATTGTATCTTTTCCTTTCAAAAAGTTTTTCAATTACGATGAGTTTTATGCATCCACTATAGATTGGACTCAGGCACGGGTATATGAAAAGATAGATGGGTCTATTATGACACTCTATTTTTATAATGGAGCCTGGCATATAGCCTCTGCCAGTTTACCCGATGCCTCAGGGCTGATCAGAGACCAGACTTTTACCATGAGTGAATTGTTCTGGAACACATGGAAAAGTAAGGGATATAAACTACCTACTGAAACAGATTGGTGTTATGTGTTCGAGCTTACCTCTCCCTATACACAAATAGTAGTGCCTTATACAGAAAACAATCTGGCTCTGTTAGGTGCCAGAAATACGAAAACCCTGCAGGAAGAATTTCCGGAAACAGTAGCAGTAAAATACAAATGGGATGCCGTCCCGTCCTTTCCGTTAACCAAACTTGAAGAAGTATTGGAAGCTGGCAAGCAGCTGAATCCCATGAAACAGGAAGGCTTTGTAGTATGTGATGCAAACTTTAACCGGGTTAAAATAAAATCTCTGCAATATATAAGTATAGGATTCCTGAGAGGGATTGAAGACAAAACTACTCATCGGTATCTGCTGGAAATTATCAAAACCAATGAAGGTTCAGAGTTTCTCTCTTATATGAAGGAATATACAGAGCCTTATCAGAAACTAAAATTGAAATATGATGCCCTAATTTATGAATTGGAGACTCATTGGAATCAGATCAAAGATATTGAGGATAGAAAAACCTTTGGTATTAGTGCCAGTAGCACCAAAATTCCAGGTGTATTCTTTCAGTTACGGGATCAAAAAGTGCATTCTGTGAAAACCTATCTTTATGAGATGAAAACTCAGGCTTTACTGGATGTACTGAATAAAATGTAA
- a CDS encoding RNA ligase (ATP) — MRKLASIQRIKNLEPIPEADAIEKATVLGWQLVVKKGEFAVGDLCVYCEIDSLLPEKPEFEFLKARGMRIRTVRLRGQVSQGICFPLHILPKDTPITEDLDVTDILGIIKYEPPVPAQLAGIAKGLFPSFIPKTDETRVQVLQELLDACQGDTCYVTEKLDGSSVTYYLRNGEFGVCSRNLELFETPDNSLWKVARTLKIEEKLRSLNGNFALQGEIIGEGIQGNLYKLKGQTVQFFNVFDIDQYKYLDFEGFQKTITQLGLTPVPVLETDFALSNDIQALVEKSKAKSVLNPAVWREGIVIRPLTEKVGTLGRVSFKAINPEFLLKYE, encoded by the coding sequence ATGAGAAAATTAGCATCGATTCAACGAATCAAAAATCTGGAGCCTATTCCAGAAGCAGACGCCATTGAAAAGGCAACTGTCCTTGGCTGGCAACTGGTGGTCAAAAAAGGCGAATTTGCCGTTGGCGACCTCTGTGTATACTGTGAAATCGACAGTCTGCTGCCTGAAAAACCTGAGTTTGAATTTCTTAAAGCCAGGGGTATGAGAATACGTACAGTACGGCTGAGAGGTCAGGTTTCTCAGGGTATTTGTTTTCCATTACATATTCTGCCAAAAGATACACCTATCACTGAGGATCTGGATGTAACGGATATTTTGGGCATTATCAAATATGAACCACCTGTACCTGCTCAATTGGCAGGAATAGCCAAAGGCCTGTTTCCCAGTTTTATTCCAAAAACAGATGAAACCAGAGTGCAGGTACTTCAGGAACTATTGGATGCCTGTCAGGGTGACACATGTTACGTCACAGAAAAATTGGATGGATCTTCTGTAACGTACTACCTCAGAAATGGAGAATTTGGTGTATGCAGCAGAAACCTGGAATTGTTCGAAACACCAGATAACTCCTTATGGAAAGTAGCCAGAACATTAAAAATCGAAGAAAAACTGAGAAGCCTGAATGGAAACTTTGCGCTGCAAGGTGAGATCATTGGGGAAGGCATTCAGGGTAACCTGTACAAATTAAAAGGTCAGACAGTACAATTCTTCAATGTATTTGACATTGATCAGTATAAGTACCTCGATTTCGAAGGCTTTCAGAAAACGATAACTCAGTTGGGTCTGACACCCGTACCTGTTCTGGAAACTGACTTTGCTCTTAGCAATGATATCCAGGCACTGGTTGAAAAATCAAAAGCAAAGTCCGTATTGAATCCAGCTGTCTGGCGGGAAGGTATTGTTATCAGGCCTCTGACAGAAAAGGTGGGTACACTAGGTAGAGTATCTTTTAAAGCCATCAATCCGGAATTCTTATTGAAATACGAATAA
- a CDS encoding GTP-binding protein has protein sequence MKDLQNLRNIGFIAHVDSGKTTLSEEILFLAEAIHRRGSVDGGNTVTDSMPEEQQRGITIKSSCVKFYWTVKE, from the coding sequence ATGAAAGATTTACAAAACCTCCGCAATATCGGCTTTATTGCCCATGTCGACTCTGGTAAAACCACACTCTCGGAAGAAATACTCTTCTTAGCAGAAGCCATTCATCGGCGTGGTAGCGTAGATGGTGGCAATACAGTTACAGATAGTATGCCCGAAGAACAACAACGTGGCATTACCATTAAGTCCTCTTGTGTCAAGTTCTACTGGACTGTAAAAGAATAA
- a CDS encoding TROVE domain-containing protein — protein MKFNILTKNKNQIVNHEGAPAYTITSELELYSAVVTSSLSDQFYEKADQKIDRIRILIQKVDPVFVAQLAVYARERMHLRSIPLVLAVELVRVHSGDQLVSKMVSRIIQRADEITELLAYYQAANRRDGIKKLGKLSKQLQRGIALAFNKFDEYQFAKYNREAEVKLRDALFLVHPKAKDETQQLLFDKIVNDGLTVPYTWEVELSALGQQSFENEATRQAAVKAKWEELIDSGKLGYMALLRNLRNILQATVSEQHINRVADRLANEREVKNSKQLPFRFLAAYRELKEVNTVYTSLILNALEDAVKVSAANIKGFDINTKVLLACDVSGSMQTFISPRSRIQNYDIGLILAMLLQSRSKSVISGFFGDRWKVVNLASNHILANTTELRRREGEVGYATNGHLVIQDLIDKGQVVDKVMFFTDCQLWNSKGDGNNIAKLWGKYKQIAPNAKIYLFDLAGYGQMPLRTESNDVFMIAGWSDKVFDILEAIENGSNAVAEIEKIIL, from the coding sequence ATGAAATTTAATATTCTTACTAAAAACAAAAACCAGATTGTAAACCATGAAGGTGCACCTGCCTATACAATCACTTCAGAACTGGAACTATATTCAGCAGTAGTAACCTCTTCACTTTCTGATCAGTTCTATGAAAAGGCAGATCAGAAAATAGATCGCATCCGAATCCTGATCCAGAAGGTTGATCCGGTATTTGTGGCACAACTTGCTGTATATGCTAGGGAACGAATGCATCTGCGTTCTATACCTCTGGTATTGGCAGTTGAGCTAGTCCGGGTACACTCAGGAGACCAACTGGTATCCAAAATGGTAAGCCGGATTATCCAACGTGCAGATGAAATTACCGAACTGCTAGCTTATTACCAGGCAGCTAACCGTAGGGATGGAATCAAAAAACTGGGAAAACTTTCTAAACAACTACAGAGAGGTATTGCACTGGCCTTCAATAAATTTGACGAATACCAGTTTGCAAAATACAACCGTGAGGCAGAAGTGAAACTACGAGATGCATTGTTTCTGGTACACCCAAAAGCAAAAGATGAAACCCAACAACTGCTCTTCGATAAAATCGTGAATGATGGACTGACAGTACCTTACACATGGGAGGTTGAACTATCTGCACTAGGTCAGCAATCCTTTGAAAATGAAGCAACTCGTCAGGCAGCAGTTAAAGCAAAATGGGAAGAACTGATTGATTCTGGTAAACTGGGTTATATGGCATTGCTACGAAACCTGCGAAATATCCTACAGGCAACAGTTAGTGAACAACATATAAATCGGGTTGCAGACCGACTGGCCAATGAGAGAGAAGTTAAAAATTCAAAACAGCTTCCATTCCGATTTCTGGCAGCATACCGGGAACTGAAAGAAGTGAACACAGTATACACTTCACTGATACTAAATGCACTGGAAGATGCGGTAAAAGTTAGTGCAGCTAATATCAAAGGATTTGATATTAATACAAAAGTATTGCTTGCGTGTGATGTTTCAGGTTCTATGCAAACCTTTATCTCACCACGTAGCCGAATACAAAACTATGATATCGGTCTGATCCTGGCTATGCTTCTACAATCCCGTAGCAAATCAGTAATTTCAGGTTTCTTCGGTGATCGGTGGAAAGTAGTCAATCTGGCAAGCAACCATATTCTGGCTAACACCACTGAATTACGCAGACGGGAAGGTGAAGTAGGATACGCAACGAATGGTCATCTGGTGATACAGGATCTGATTGACAAAGGCCAAGTAGTGGACAAAGTCATGTTCTTCACAGATTGTCAGCTATGGAATAGCAAAGGTGATGGCAACAACATTGCCAAACTATGGGGCAAATACAAACAGATTGCTCCCAATGCTAAAATCTACCTTTTTGATCTGGCAGGCTACGGACAAATGCCACTACGGACTGAAAGTAATGATGTATTCATGATTGCAGGTTGGTCAGACAAAGTATTTGATATACTGGAGGCCATTGAAAATGGCAGCAATGCAGTAGCTGAGATTGAAAAGATTATCCTTTAA
- a CDS encoding YfiR family protein: MRAIFIYNIAKNINWPESAPKGDFVIGIVGDNSIAGELDKMISNTTATNGRTTIVKKIAASHAVGVIENYHILYFSTKETQAMQPIITNATKLPVLLIGEKSDNSCKGSTLCFSKDTNNKLRLELHKLSLEQHRLKATNDLLRIATVIDN, encoded by the coding sequence ATGCGAGCAATATTTATTTATAACATTGCCAAGAATATCAACTGGCCGGAAAGTGCCCCTAAAGGTGATTTTGTGATAGGTATTGTAGGAGACAATTCTATTGCAGGTGAACTGGATAAGATGATATCCAATACTACTGCCACTAACGGCAGAACAACTATAGTAAAGAAGATAGCAGCCAGTCATGCTGTAGGTGTAATCGAAAATTATCACATACTATACTTTTCAACGAAAGAAACCCAGGCGATGCAGCCAATTATCACTAATGCAACTAAGCTTCCGGTATTACTTATTGGCGAGAAATCCGACAACTCCTGTAAAGGAAGTACATTATGCTTTAGTAAAGACACAAATAATAAGTTACGACTGGAATTACACAAACTTTCGTTGGAACAACATCGCTTAAAAGCGACTAATGATTTGTTACGTATAGCTACAGTTATTGACAATTAA
- a CDS encoding YfiR family protein, producing MKQYYSLIYIVVFSLVLPVLQASAQQVDSKLTCIFIYNFTKYIKWPPNTESGDFVIGVLGDSPVEAELQKLTSKLKVNGVRNIAVKKFSSDANASTLQTCHILYISKKESKTLKELSNTLSSSSTLLVSEGMGMANKGSTISIYIDEETDQIKLELNKKMLESHKLKASSELLALAVVI from the coding sequence ATGAAACAATATTATTCCCTGATTTATATAGTAGTATTCAGTCTCGTACTACCTGTATTACAAGCTTCAGCTCAACAGGTAGACAGCAAACTAACCTGCATTTTCATTTACAACTTTACCAAGTACATTAAATGGCCTCCCAACACAGAAAGTGGTGACTTTGTGATTGGAGTTTTGGGTGATAGTCCAGTAGAGGCTGAACTACAAAAATTAACGTCCAAACTAAAAGTTAATGGCGTACGAAACATTGCCGTCAAAAAATTTAGCTCAGATGCCAACGCAAGTACTTTACAAACTTGCCATATTTTGTATATATCTAAAAAAGAAAGCAAAACACTTAAAGAGTTGAGCAATACACTAAGCAGCTCATCTACTCTACTAGTTAGTGAAGGTATGGGTATGGCCAACAAAGGCAGTACCATAAGTATATATATAGACGAAGAAACGGATCAGATCAAACTGGAACTCAACAAAAAGATGCTGGAAAGCCATAAACTTAAAGCATCTTCTGAGCTTTTGGCATTAGCAGTAGTAATCTAG
- a CDS encoding TonB-dependent receptor plug domain-containing protein yields the protein MYKSFTILLKQIGHYSILTGFLILGTFISVSAQQTAQAEIDTTTTYDYYSMSLEELLKLKASGVTMSSELEKLINSLIGVASQKAQSSRKSPSIVSLITEEDIKSSGARDLIDVLRMVPGFQFGMDTQGVTGLSIRGNWAHEGKVLLLLDGQEMNETMYSTLQFGNHFDVSQIKRIEIIRGPGSAIYGGYAEYAVISIITKSYDDLKGLQITGTYGTMEHAYARRNISISAGQKIGNWGLSLAVFAGQGQRSDQPFTSFYQGISRIDTVYNGQEIQRIDTSYVPQTYSMKNNSALNPTNVNLGITYKNWTFRGIYDDYQATIRDGYDVSLSRAYPNNFKSWLGEIKYKWEINSKLTITPRLSFKRQLPWQYIGNADEYSSYNKQADRSRGSITITYDLSRRVNIIGGGEFFNDRGYNFSKEGDTLFYNGSRHVSFNNKALFAQTLLKFSLAHITIGMRYDHNDAFGSAFVPRLGITRKFDKLHLKVLYSNSFRAPGIENINFSIDNHINPEKSSVLEMEAGYQIGKNSFLTINLFDITTKDPIVYNFEEGDSYQNFPRSGSSGLEMEYKLKERWGFLTVSYAFYTTSWKKETISLYSVPGKNNVTLGNPAHQIGINSNVHLGSDWSASLSGTLLSNRYGYIAPETVGKFTPAALLNTFIRKQNLLTSGLEVGLGIYDILNQKFAFIQPYNGGHAPLPGPSREFLIRVSYTLKQTN from the coding sequence ATGTATAAATCATTCACTATTTTGTTAAAACAAATAGGTCACTATTCTATTTTAACAGGATTCCTAATCCTTGGTACATTCATTTCAGTAAGCGCCCAGCAAACAGCCCAAGCCGAGATTGATACAACTACTACATATGACTATTATTCTATGTCACTGGAAGAACTGCTGAAGTTAAAAGCTTCCGGAGTGACTATGTCAAGTGAACTTGAGAAGTTAATAAATTCCTTGATTGGGGTTGCCTCACAAAAAGCCCAGTCTTCCCGAAAATCACCAAGTATTGTTTCACTCATTACAGAAGAAGACATCAAATCTTCAGGAGCCCGAGACCTGATAGATGTCTTACGTATGGTGCCTGGCTTTCAATTTGGTATGGATACCCAAGGCGTTACAGGCCTTAGTATAAGAGGAAACTGGGCACATGAAGGGAAAGTACTATTACTGCTGGATGGACAAGAGATGAATGAAACAATGTACAGTACCTTACAATTTGGCAACCACTTCGATGTAAGTCAGATAAAACGGATTGAAATAATCCGAGGGCCCGGTTCTGCTATTTATGGTGGCTATGCAGAATATGCAGTAATCAGTATCATCACCAAAAGCTATGACGACCTGAAAGGACTACAGATTACAGGTACCTATGGAACTATGGAGCATGCCTATGCCCGACGCAATATCAGTATTTCTGCTGGTCAGAAAATAGGAAACTGGGGACTTTCTCTTGCAGTATTTGCAGGACAAGGCCAGCGTAGTGATCAACCTTTCACTTCATTTTATCAGGGAATAAGTCGCATAGATACAGTATATAATGGGCAGGAAATCCAGCGTATTGATACTTCCTATGTGCCACAGACGTATTCCATGAAAAATAATTCGGCACTGAATCCAACCAATGTAAATCTTGGTATAACATACAAAAACTGGACATTCCGGGGAATTTATGATGACTACCAAGCCACTATTCGAGATGGGTATGATGTCAGTTTGAGTCGGGCATATCCCAATAATTTCAAGTCATGGCTGGGGGAAATCAAATACAAATGGGAAATTAACAGCAAACTTACTATAACTCCACGTCTGAGTTTCAAACGCCAACTTCCCTGGCAATATATAGGTAATGCAGATGAATACTCTTCTTATAACAAACAGGCAGATCGTAGTCGGGGAAGCATCACCATTACCTATGATCTATCACGCCGTGTCAACATTATAGGTGGTGGAGAATTTTTTAATGACAGAGGATATAACTTCTCTAAGGAAGGTGATACATTGTTTTATAATGGAAGCAGACATGTTAGTTTCAATAATAAAGCTCTGTTTGCTCAAACTTTACTTAAATTCTCTTTAGCACATATTACAATAGGAATGCGCTATGATCACAATGATGCCTTTGGATCTGCGTTTGTTCCTCGTTTAGGTATTACCCGTAAGTTTGATAAACTTCATCTTAAAGTATTATATTCCAATTCATTCCGTGCCCCTGGAATTGAAAATATCAATTTTAGTATTGACAATCATATTAACCCCGAAAAAAGCAGTGTCCTGGAAATGGAAGCTGGCTACCAGATTGGTAAAAATTCTTTCCTGACAATAAACCTTTTTGATATAACCACTAAAGATCCTATTGTCTACAATTTTGAAGAGGGTGATTCCTATCAAAACTTTCCCAGAAGTGGCAGTAGCGGTTTGGAAATGGAATACAAACTAAAAGAGCGCTGGGGATTCCTGACAGTAAGTTATGCTTTTTATACTACTTCATGGAAGAAAGAAACTATTTCTCTTTATAGTGTACCAGGTAAAAATAATGTCACGCTTGGAAATCCTGCTCATCAGATAGGCATAAACAGCAATGTACACCTGGGCTCAGACTGGTCTGCGAGTCTTTCTGGTACTTTACTAAGTAACAGGTACGGCTATATTGCACCGGAAACAGTTGGAAAATTTACCCCTGCCGCCTTATTGAATACGTTTATTCGCAAACAAAACCTTCTAACTTCAGGTCTTGAAGTCGGATTAGGCATCTATGATATACTAAACCAAAAGTTTGCATTTATTCAACCTTATAATGGCGGTCATGCTCCCCTACCAGGTCCATCACGAGAGTTTCTGATTCGTGTTTCCTATACGTTGAAACAAACTAATTAA